One Legionella hackeliae DNA segment encodes these proteins:
- a CDS encoding ankyrin repeat domain-containing protein, with protein MSKIVDEIKKGIKQFKNPQLKAILLAHLSEDADDQTQLFTKKHSFDRPTPNFNRATYVLSNGLSYQLILNMVFVFAPTEVCQEITNALLQCHNEEIAELVSGVHHHHSDSKANEWVMETIMNHAPPHCRSLISQKVKSFNEKQITRVLFSELCSHDFATLRRLLNFNDEKSSIDLIDTLNRLDKNTVYEIFKTTPFPPTYEALIEFYSENPPNKLASAVAALLYKYEGSYLSSLVFGGGYFTSSSSNLLHGIFEFQSEGVISECFSFLLKNFPPAEIQKLLTQRRTNGSNHTPLELAFQRKDNKEAALRIAQKLYKEPSLKPLLSQVSVSQFYSLMHLAAKSGNTDVVAFFIQRPDTPIDHCVYSTTKGMLQVAQDANQTEVINLLAGLPIYQFIYKNLSASDTKTDLLWVQNLIKRYPLLVHAHWEEKKTLLSHASSKGMAELVPVLLSAGALPETDEQGHTAIDEAIKNNHIQVLDAFIKGARNNPIILENLIKTFLKLATPSHSYEELQRTLQLTSKMTFVEVIENHSFQKHDCYIYLLLGVAKLLSDTSEEIIWQAIRNFLQKSLNQLQKEEDLYLHRNARQLQVIVLLFALNPTHFFALVYSLELNESAKKVLFLILSRGLVQPAIFTKLTLSEHQLFYRLLADLQGSDLNALEPIATVHFQKSQLTLLPPEILKDLAANLTGSTLLSLCERRLNPSLLILTIEKFLAIEPVNQTQISRLFEQLGKEFQLFNKDNLDDAELQQALNVACHPQVKNYVRTCLPKGDSPLKQRIMRLFTNYKTTSPLIPDSLLYDLYMQFAFDYKITSIPTNQPALSALLAKSNPNDVLRFIINLQKTFQSQLLVAGMLAPISPLSSKDDNAKFSTWIYDLEHKKQRLCLASLISHYDQFHACTKQLFSEVKGEELPSLKNALDQLLTGFDSVASHLFHFHIGESPLLFEEKLKPLLKTLERHFSKVNLTLKQLKENPSLKTKYAAFITEFEQSMGADEVHILCQQTIFNCQKIEEDTNKYAETSLSNDNDITLGQLFDSEMPQEELIATASLQSLQTTQTLEQFNQSILSGVLAHPKREQLLNGLFNWVFSCGSVNEPDLLLKNMPQLLRTISKEDWKPVEHQMNERLILRDSINPIVLDLQVLNLSAFSLPDLLAVFYETDEERLAQLIEFCMHAQLIDLKAIANYVLIAKQQSIPLDILKIQNTLSLPEGLSTWLQQRLAAIEFYSSKVMSFKVLKEGLFINEGSVCTHLENLDQIVDGHYSVPSPKAINIMISSYSSILNQPNSAESQALIISLSNLFKNMSVQLTNETLSQLPLETIEQLITHCLTGINNDNQSYNVACRTLLTNLCQLQSSSNTQILSNIKLYVGQQDLTILGSKQLISIASEVLETKEDDLEALTINGVWIQRLLTSPRFIAASTPATIQALIDRYRFISLTLKQDEFEHLNHWIKTKLAFYEHHKESLSRVEKSLLTDPKRLEHLLKKRERLLSFRADDSIRALLNQLEDNCIELKSTEAELADSALDVLYAHYNNSLTGLRSDFLFKVADFVVSRVSRSKGDIEVAQDTLLKWLTSYLPHKNFEQTELIRKSHVSIYNAEGVQIGFVNEANQAMTFIDDTPSSLLELKGICPGIPLYDDARCLMGTLTYTGEVKRENLFQKNTSALLVAKVPTEQLSKSPAALELLMTDIFTENTLESLYTNTEVEKHPWLEEQIQTHSIDAKKLIHADNLQIIVQKQSAKTLFSMLENMKHKENAEQLFEIMLNDDNKRPELFSTEYRQSIFAFFKHGNLQKIFANYLQNHYNNPWFNQGLQLFSQFAQNENQPELLSSSLQLLNERTFTQKQITESTYDAVLTTLLNSEENTQILWKAFLNGTEGASIKEIDTHLADDLTGFFYKHHCMPLIKAVNEQKSWSQSSQYRLLLLIFAKQRQQIFQQNELRYSEKLAWSSAELKQVSTFVKRHFLQVDTPDKQHAIGKELIGELIFRCANFGQTQLFYDDKGRFDAATAGNVMERSYLHAIAAREYLPPQIRKTISDVISKFKGWFDNEHQKTEELTELLKNNQALIDWKQLSNESWSMSNSMTTLPIISAYLLNYSGETGPMVQLVKDYFSSKIIQKNPGALHAVSQVMAKFPQRNVSSCLFSTLEEIFNEKPLLLDTTILQHMAQFYSYKHLKTTVQSPQQEINLIKHFGLQKKYALVQRCCDLLLVSHQEKSLGELLQKTNLEARVESQLNSYVGSWFFSIIRFVKRIWHYGFGGSNKSSNLVSYCDTPSDYTSPVDAVDKIHTPILPGHTVASQIETTKKLKSIRERHHRFLEKYPLKTTHDNFKLSKTSTAGIFGKKNNIPESMPAIIVNLGQTP; from the coding sequence ATGAGCAAGATCGTTGACGAAATCAAAAAAGGGATAAAGCAATTTAAAAATCCACAACTAAAGGCGATACTGCTTGCTCATCTTTCTGAAGATGCCGACGATCAAACACAGTTATTTACCAAAAAACATTCCTTCGACAGACCAACTCCTAACTTTAACAGGGCAACTTATGTTCTTTCTAATGGCTTAAGTTATCAGTTAATTTTAAACATGGTATTTGTCTTTGCACCTACAGAAGTCTGTCAAGAGATTACAAATGCTTTATTGCAATGTCACAATGAAGAAATTGCTGAATTAGTATCTGGCGTCCATCATCACCATAGTGATTCCAAAGCGAATGAATGGGTAATGGAAACGATTATGAACCATGCCCCACCGCATTGCAGATCACTTATTTCTCAAAAAGTTAAATCATTCAATGAAAAACAAATTACACGCGTTCTTTTTAGTGAATTATGTTCACACGATTTTGCCACTTTACGCAGACTACTGAATTTTAACGATGAAAAATCCTCTATTGATTTAATTGATACATTAAATCGATTGGATAAAAATACAGTGTATGAAATTTTTAAAACAACTCCATTCCCCCCAACCTATGAAGCTTTAATTGAGTTCTACTCTGAGAACCCTCCGAATAAGCTAGCATCAGCTGTTGCAGCGTTACTCTATAAATATGAAGGCAGCTATTTATCAAGCCTGGTATTTGGGGGCGGGTATTTTACGAGTAGCAGTTCTAATTTATTACATGGCATTTTTGAGTTTCAATCTGAAGGAGTCATTTCAGAGTGTTTCTCTTTTTTATTAAAAAATTTTCCACCCGCTGAGATTCAAAAATTATTAACACAAAGAAGAACCAATGGTTCAAATCATACTCCTCTAGAGTTAGCTTTTCAGCGTAAAGATAACAAAGAAGCTGCATTAAGGATTGCCCAAAAGCTTTATAAAGAACCCTCGCTCAAACCATTATTAAGCCAGGTTTCTGTCTCACAATTCTACTCCCTTATGCATCTTGCCGCTAAAAGTGGTAATACCGATGTCGTTGCATTTTTTATACAAAGACCCGATACACCTATAGACCACTGTGTTTATTCTACCACCAAAGGGATGTTACAGGTTGCCCAGGATGCAAACCAAACAGAAGTTATTAATCTCCTGGCAGGACTTCCTATCTATCAATTTATTTATAAAAATTTGTCCGCATCGGACACCAAAACGGACCTCCTCTGGGTTCAAAATCTCATCAAAAGGTATCCTCTTTTAGTACATGCTCACTGGGAAGAGAAAAAAACACTTTTATCTCATGCGTCTAGTAAGGGTATGGCCGAACTTGTTCCCGTTTTACTTTCAGCAGGCGCTTTGCCTGAAACGGATGAACAAGGACACACTGCCATTGATGAAGCAATTAAAAATAATCACATCCAAGTGTTAGATGCGTTTATAAAAGGAGCCCGTAATAATCCTATTATTCTGGAAAATCTCATAAAAACTTTTCTTAAGTTAGCCACCCCATCGCATAGTTATGAGGAACTACAACGCACATTGCAACTAACCTCTAAAATGACATTTGTTGAAGTGATAGAAAATCATTCATTTCAAAAACATGATTGCTATATTTACTTATTATTGGGCGTAGCAAAGCTGTTGTCGGATACCAGCGAAGAAATCATTTGGCAAGCAATTCGGAATTTTTTACAGAAAAGCTTAAATCAACTACAAAAAGAAGAAGACCTTTATCTCCATCGAAATGCGCGGCAACTTCAAGTTATAGTGTTGCTGTTTGCTCTAAATCCAACTCATTTTTTTGCACTAGTATACTCATTAGAATTAAACGAAAGTGCCAAAAAAGTCTTGTTTTTAATCCTCTCTCGAGGACTGGTACAACCTGCAATTTTCACAAAACTTACACTTAGCGAACATCAGCTTTTTTATAGACTTTTAGCCGATTTGCAAGGTAGTGATCTCAATGCATTGGAGCCCATTGCAACTGTTCACTTCCAGAAGTCGCAATTGACATTGCTTCCTCCTGAAATTCTTAAAGACTTGGCGGCAAACTTAACAGGCTCAACATTATTATCTTTATGCGAGCGACGTCTTAACCCCTCTCTTCTCATACTCACTATTGAAAAGTTCCTTGCCATTGAGCCAGTCAATCAAACTCAAATAAGCCGTCTTTTTGAGCAACTTGGCAAAGAGTTTCAGTTATTTAACAAAGACAACTTAGACGATGCTGAACTTCAGCAGGCTCTGAATGTAGCCTGTCATCCCCAAGTTAAAAATTATGTACGGACATGCCTGCCTAAAGGAGACTCTCCATTAAAACAACGAATAATGAGGCTTTTTACCAATTACAAAACAACTAGCCCACTTATTCCCGATAGTTTACTGTATGATTTATACATGCAATTTGCCTTTGATTATAAGATAACAAGTATTCCTACCAATCAACCAGCATTAAGTGCGCTACTGGCAAAATCCAACCCCAATGATGTTCTTCGATTCATCATAAATTTACAGAAAACCTTTCAATCTCAACTACTAGTTGCTGGAATGTTGGCGCCTATTTCGCCGTTAAGTAGCAAAGACGATAACGCTAAATTTTCCACATGGATTTATGATTTGGAGCATAAAAAGCAGCGATTATGCCTAGCTTCGCTAATCAGTCATTATGATCAGTTTCATGCGTGCACTAAGCAATTATTCTCAGAAGTAAAGGGAGAAGAACTTCCCTCACTAAAAAACGCATTGGATCAATTATTAACAGGATTTGACTCTGTCGCCTCCCACTTATTCCATTTTCATATTGGGGAATCACCCTTATTGTTTGAAGAAAAACTAAAGCCTTTATTGAAGACACTCGAGCGTCATTTTTCAAAAGTTAATCTTACGTTAAAACAACTTAAAGAAAACCCTTCCCTAAAAACCAAATATGCTGCCTTTATTACCGAATTTGAGCAGTCTATGGGCGCTGATGAGGTTCACATACTCTGTCAGCAAACTATTTTTAACTGTCAGAAAATTGAAGAAGATACTAATAAATATGCTGAAACTTCACTCTCTAATGACAACGACATTACTCTTGGACAATTGTTTGATTCGGAAATGCCCCAAGAGGAACTCATTGCCACAGCGAGCTTACAATCATTACAAACCACACAAACACTTGAGCAATTTAATCAAAGCATTCTCTCTGGTGTATTAGCTCATCCAAAGCGCGAGCAGTTATTAAATGGTCTATTTAATTGGGTATTTTCTTGCGGTTCTGTGAATGAACCCGATCTTTTATTAAAAAATATGCCTCAACTACTAAGAACAATATCAAAAGAAGATTGGAAGCCAGTTGAGCATCAAATGAATGAGAGATTAATCTTAAGAGACTCTATTAACCCTATAGTATTGGATTTGCAAGTACTTAACTTATCAGCATTTAGTCTTCCCGATTTGCTAGCTGTATTCTACGAGACTGACGAAGAGCGCCTTGCTCAATTGATAGAGTTTTGCATGCATGCCCAACTCATTGATTTAAAAGCTATTGCAAACTACGTGCTGATTGCTAAGCAACAAAGCATCCCTTTAGACATACTGAAAATACAAAATACTTTATCCTTGCCAGAGGGACTCTCAACCTGGCTCCAACAGCGTTTAGCAGCGATTGAATTCTATTCAAGCAAAGTAATGTCTTTTAAGGTATTAAAAGAAGGGCTGTTTATTAACGAAGGAAGTGTCTGTACACACCTTGAGAATCTCGATCAAATAGTTGATGGACATTATTCTGTGCCAAGTCCAAAGGCAATCAATATTATGATTTCCTCTTACAGCTCTATTTTGAATCAACCAAATTCTGCCGAAAGCCAGGCACTGATCATCAGCTTAAGTAATTTGTTTAAAAATATGAGCGTACAGCTCACCAATGAAACCTTATCTCAATTACCCTTAGAAACAATTGAACAATTAATCACTCATTGCCTGACTGGTATAAATAATGATAATCAATCTTATAATGTAGCCTGTAGAACCCTTTTAACTAATTTATGTCAACTTCAATCCTCATCAAACACACAGATATTAAGTAACATTAAACTCTATGTAGGACAGCAAGATTTAACAATACTGGGTAGCAAGCAATTAATTTCTATTGCCTCAGAGGTTCTTGAAACAAAAGAGGACGATTTAGAGGCATTAACGATAAATGGTGTATGGATACAACGCCTGCTAACATCCCCTCGTTTTATTGCTGCTAGTACTCCTGCAACCATTCAAGCACTCATTGATCGTTATCGTTTTATTTCTCTGACGTTAAAACAAGATGAGTTTGAACATTTAAATCATTGGATAAAAACTAAACTGGCGTTTTATGAACACCATAAGGAAAGTTTGAGTCGCGTCGAAAAATCGTTATTAACCGACCCTAAACGTCTAGAGCATTTGTTAAAAAAGCGCGAGCGTTTATTAAGTTTTCGTGCTGATGACAGTATTAGAGCTTTGCTTAATCAATTGGAAGACAATTGTATTGAATTAAAGAGCACTGAAGCCGAATTAGCTGATAGTGCTTTAGACGTTCTCTATGCGCATTACAACAACAGCTTGACTGGATTGCGCTCAGACTTTCTATTCAAAGTAGCTGACTTCGTCGTCAGTCGTGTCTCACGTAGTAAAGGAGACATCGAAGTTGCTCAGGATACGCTATTAAAATGGCTTACGAGCTATTTACCTCATAAAAATTTCGAGCAAACTGAATTAATTCGAAAATCTCATGTATCAATCTATAACGCAGAGGGAGTGCAAATAGGTTTTGTTAACGAAGCAAACCAGGCAATGACCTTTATCGATGACACCCCCTCTTCGCTTTTAGAACTTAAAGGTATCTGTCCTGGCATTCCTCTATACGATGATGCTCGATGTCTAATGGGGACTTTAACCTACACTGGAGAAGTAAAGCGAGAAAATTTATTCCAAAAAAATACGAGCGCATTGCTGGTAGCCAAAGTCCCCACTGAGCAACTGTCTAAGTCGCCTGCAGCCCTTGAATTACTTATGACAGATATTTTTACAGAAAATACATTAGAGTCCTTGTATACCAATACAGAGGTAGAAAAGCACCCCTGGCTTGAAGAGCAAATTCAAACGCACTCAATAGACGCAAAAAAATTGATTCATGCTGATAATTTACAAATTATCGTTCAGAAACAGTCTGCTAAAACTCTATTTTCCATGCTAGAAAATATGAAACATAAAGAAAATGCAGAGCAATTATTTGAGATAATGTTAAACGATGACAACAAGCGCCCTGAATTGTTTAGCACAGAATATCGGCAATCTATTTTTGCATTTTTTAAACATGGAAATCTTCAGAAAATTTTTGCCAACTATTTGCAGAATCATTATAACAATCCTTGGTTTAACCAAGGATTACAGCTATTTTCCCAATTTGCGCAAAACGAAAATCAACCCGAGTTGTTAAGCTCTTCTCTTCAGCTTCTCAATGAACGCACGTTTACTCAAAAGCAAATTACCGAGTCAACCTACGATGCCGTGTTAACTACCCTTCTCAATTCTGAAGAAAACACGCAAATTCTTTGGAAGGCATTTCTCAATGGAACTGAGGGTGCGTCTATAAAAGAAATAGATACGCATTTGGCAGACGATTTAACGGGTTTTTTCTATAAACATCACTGCATGCCCTTAATTAAAGCAGTGAATGAGCAAAAAAGCTGGTCTCAAAGCTCCCAATATCGCTTGCTGCTCCTTATTTTTGCAAAGCAGCGCCAGCAAATTTTTCAACAAAATGAGCTTCGTTATAGCGAAAAACTTGCTTGGTCCAGTGCTGAATTAAAACAAGTGAGTACATTTGTAAAACGGCATTTCCTTCAAGTAGACACCCCTGATAAACAACATGCAATTGGAAAAGAATTAATCGGCGAGCTGATATTTAGGTGCGCAAATTTTGGACAAACCCAGCTTTTTTACGATGACAAAGGTCGATTTGATGCAGCTACAGCTGGTAATGTAATGGAACGTTCTTATCTGCATGCTATTGCTGCACGTGAATATTTGCCACCACAAATTAGAAAAACTATTAGTGATGTCATTTCAAAATTTAAAGGATGGTTTGATAACGAACACCAAAAAACAGAGGAACTTACTGAATTACTTAAAAATAACCAGGCTCTAATTGATTGGAAACAACTTAGTAATGAAAGTTGGTCTATGAGTAACTCAATGACAACCCTCCCTATTATAAGCGCTTATTTACTGAACTATTCAGGAGAAACTGGACCCATGGTTCAACTTGTGAAAGATTACTTCTCCTCCAAAATCATTCAAAAAAATCCAGGTGCTTTACATGCAGTTTCGCAAGTGATGGCAAAATTTCCCCAGCGTAATGTTAGCTCTTGCTTATTCTCAACATTAGAGGAAATTTTTAATGAAAAACCATTGTTGTTAGATACGACTATTCTTCAGCACATGGCGCAGTTTTATAGCTATAAACATTTAAAGACAACTGTTCAATCACCCCAACAGGAAATTAACTTAATTAAGCATTTTGGTTTACAGAAGAAATATGCTTTAGTTCAGCGTTGTTGCGATTTATTACTGGTGTCTCATCAGGAAAAATCCTTAGGAGAGCTTTTGCAAAAAACCAATCTCGAAGCCAGAGTGGAATCTCAATTAAATAGTTATGTAGGTTCCTGGTTTTTCTCAATTATTCGATTTGTAAAGCGCATCTGGCATTATGGTTTCGGGGGCAGCAATAAGTCTTCCAATCTCGTCAGTTATTGTGACACTCCGTCGGACTATACTTCTCCCGTAGACGCAGTTGATAAAATACATACACCAATTTTACCTGGACACACTGTTGCATCACAAATAGAAACCACGAAAAAACTTAAAAGCATCAGAGAACGTCATCATCGATTTCTTGAAAAATATCCCCTCAAAACCACACATGACAACTTTAAACTTAGCAAAACCTCTACTGCGGGAATATTTGGGAAAAAGAATAATATTCCTGAAAGCATGCCGGCTATTATCGTTAATCTAGGGCAAACACCTTAA
- the cdd gene encoding cytidine deaminase translates to MVNIETSMINQATLALPHAYAPYSNFQVASCLCSEDGSFFTGVNVENAAYGLTICAESAAICHMIAAGQRKIKSIVVLNGENTLCPPCGACRQRILEFSQPDTVVHLCTNQRVIKTMKITELLPEAFRFKPNQD, encoded by the coding sequence ATGGTCAACATAGAAACATCGATGATAAATCAGGCAACTCTTGCATTGCCACATGCCTATGCTCCCTACTCTAATTTTCAGGTGGCATCTTGCCTCTGCAGTGAGGACGGCAGCTTTTTTACTGGAGTCAACGTAGAAAATGCCGCCTATGGTTTAACGATATGCGCAGAAAGTGCTGCAATTTGCCACATGATTGCCGCAGGACAACGAAAAATAAAAAGCATCGTTGTGCTTAATGGAGAAAATACCCTTTGCCCACCGTGCGGTGCTTGTCGGCAACGGATTCTAGAATTTTCTCAGCCAGATACAGTAGTTCATTTGTGCACTAACCAAAGAGTAATAAAAACAATGAAAATTACTGAGTTATTGCCCGAAGCATTTAGATTTAAGCCTAATCAGGATTAA
- a CDS encoding purine-nucleoside phosphorylase, translating to MTKTNLSAAHLAANQIKELVPNFKPTLGIVLGSGLGSFADQLEDAVSIGYDRLPGFPKLTVHGHGGNLVLGYLSGVGVVCLQGRAHTYEGIDYEVVKTYVRTLKLLGCDYFFATNASGSLREDVGPGELMLITDHINMQPGNPLVGPNDDEFGPRFIPLDNAYDKGMRDKLLQIAHKENISLNQGIYLSVLGPNYETAAEIRAFRIMGADAVGMSTVPEVLVANHCGMKVAVIATITNYATGLACTSHSHEAVVLMASKAAEKLNRLVKQFIASLA from the coding sequence ATGACGAAAACAAATCTTTCCGCAGCTCATTTAGCCGCGAATCAAATAAAAGAACTTGTTCCTAACTTTAAGCCCACCTTAGGTATTGTATTGGGCTCAGGCTTAGGTAGTTTTGCTGACCAGTTAGAAGACGCAGTCTCTATTGGCTATGACAGACTACCTGGTTTCCCAAAACTGACAGTACATGGTCATGGCGGTAATTTGGTTTTAGGCTATCTATCGGGTGTTGGTGTCGTTTGTCTCCAAGGCCGTGCTCATACTTACGAAGGTATTGATTATGAAGTAGTCAAAACCTATGTCCGTACATTGAAGCTTCTTGGCTGTGACTATTTTTTTGCAACCAACGCCTCCGGCTCGCTTCGAGAAGATGTAGGACCTGGCGAATTAATGCTCATTACTGATCACATCAATATGCAACCAGGCAATCCTTTGGTCGGCCCCAATGATGATGAATTTGGACCTCGATTTATACCCCTTGATAACGCTTATGATAAAGGGATGCGCGATAAACTGTTGCAGATTGCACACAAAGAAAATATTTCTCTTAATCAGGGTATCTATCTTTCAGTTTTAGGCCCTAACTATGAGACCGCTGCAGAAATTAGAGCCTTTCGAATTATGGGAGCTGATGCAGTCGGCATGTCTACTGTTCCAGAAGTACTCGTAGCCAATCATTGTGGTATGAAAGTTGCCGTTATTGCCACTATAACGAACTATGCTACGGGTCTTGCCTGCACTAGCCATAGTCATGAAGCCGTGGTACTTATGGCTTCTAAAGCAGCAGAGAAATTAAACCGTTTAGTCAAACAATTCATTGCGAGCCTGGCGTGA
- the deoC gene encoding 2-deoxyribose-5-phosphate aldolase, translating into MNLEAQFLVALGQLNEMRWNIKELTTEAFSLIDLTLLDETASPHAVQALVEKANSHQVAAICVLPQHIKELKPAEGIKLATVVNFPTGKHSLAEVLSKTNNLLSNFPVDEIDYVFPYQNYLQGNVQEALTHCQQVYTLCEQQNVTFKVILETGAFATLEAIYNVSCQILDNGCNFLKTSTGKIKQGATPSAAFAILKAIEASDIHCGLKVSGGIKQPAQAFIYMCLAEKVLKRNVDKSWFRIGASSLLDELDNSF; encoded by the coding sequence GTGAACTTGGAAGCACAATTTTTAGTAGCTCTTGGGCAGTTGAATGAAATGCGCTGGAATATTAAAGAGCTGACTACTGAAGCCTTTTCATTAATTGATTTAACATTATTAGATGAAACGGCTTCTCCTCATGCAGTGCAGGCTCTTGTGGAAAAAGCCAATTCCCACCAGGTTGCTGCAATATGTGTCCTACCCCAGCATATTAAAGAACTCAAGCCGGCAGAAGGGATTAAATTAGCCACCGTTGTCAATTTTCCAACAGGAAAACATTCCTTGGCTGAGGTTCTTTCTAAAACAAATAATTTATTAAGTAATTTCCCTGTCGATGAAATTGATTATGTTTTTCCCTATCAAAATTATCTTCAAGGTAATGTGCAGGAGGCTTTAACTCATTGCCAGCAAGTTTATACGCTGTGTGAGCAACAAAATGTGACATTTAAAGTGATCTTGGAAACAGGGGCTTTTGCCACCTTAGAAGCAATTTACAATGTAAGCTGTCAGATCCTCGACAATGGATGTAATTTCTTAAAAACCTCGACGGGAAAAATTAAACAAGGTGCAACCCCTTCAGCAGCATTTGCAATTTTAAAAGCAATTGAAGCGAGCGATATTCATTGCGGCTTAAAGGTCTCTGGGGGTATTAAGCAGCCTGCTCAAGCCTTTATTTATATGTGTTTAGCTGAGAAAGTACTGAAACGCAATGTAGATAAATCCTGGTTTCGCATTGGAGCGAGTAGTTTGCTAGATGAATTAGATAATTCTTTCTAA
- the ubiA gene encoding 4-hydroxybenzoate octaprenyltransferase, whose translation MNLFRYIRLMRLNKPIGILLLWWPTAWALWLAEEKQPPLDLLILFILGTVCMRSAGCVINDIADRHVDQHVKRTKTRPLTAGEISLTGAFCLLIVLLFMALTILMQLPITCFYYALVAVVFTLVYPFCKRFIQSPQLVLGIAFSMGIPIAYAALNQLTNRSMILLLCINFMWVVAYDTEYAMVDREDDLRIGVKSTAILFAAYDKLAIGALQVGLHCLWFPLLLTLNSLFFGVCWVGAAVNLIYQQKLIKKREPANCFRAFISNHWYGLIMWVGLVGAMN comes from the coding sequence TTGAATTTGTTTCGCTATATCCGCTTAATGCGCCTTAATAAACCTATAGGCATATTACTGTTATGGTGGCCTACGGCATGGGCTCTTTGGTTAGCTGAAGAAAAACAACCGCCACTCGATCTATTGATCTTATTCATATTAGGTACAGTTTGCATGCGTTCAGCAGGTTGTGTCATCAATGATATTGCCGATAGGCATGTTGATCAGCATGTGAAACGTACTAAAACAAGACCTCTGACAGCTGGGGAAATAAGTCTGACCGGTGCTTTTTGTTTGCTTATTGTATTGTTATTCATGGCCTTAACTATTTTAATGCAATTGCCAATAACATGCTTTTACTATGCTCTTGTAGCTGTGGTTTTCACCCTGGTCTATCCTTTCTGTAAACGCTTTATTCAAAGCCCCCAGTTAGTACTTGGAATCGCCTTCTCTATGGGAATACCTATAGCATATGCGGCGTTAAATCAATTAACAAACAGATCAATGATTCTGTTACTGTGTATTAATTTTATGTGGGTAGTCGCCTATGATACCGAGTATGCGATGGTTGATCGTGAAGATGATTTACGGATAGGTGTTAAATCCACAGCCATTCTTTTTGCTGCCTATGACAAGCTAGCTATTGGTGCACTGCAAGTAGGGTTACATTGTCTATGGTTTCCCTTGCTACTCACTCTCAATTCACTATTTTTTGGAGTTTGCTGGGTTGGTGCTGCTGTAAATCTAATCTATCAGCAAAAATTAATTAAGAAGCGAGAACCGGCAAATTGTTTCCGAGCGTTTATTAGTAATCATTGGTATGGATTAATAATGTGGGTAGGGCTTGTAGGAGCAATGAATTAG
- a CDS encoding chorismate--pyruvate lyase family protein has translation MITLNMLNRIAKLQSADSPPEMLLSWLSHPFSLTEKLKNERGEAVLTVLRQEWDACSWWDRCVLGLMDNPVMHREILMTAQNKPCWYARTIIPHSCYERGDLFFKRLEHESLGVIVFSNPAIKRECIIYYPINSSFLEYYWLPPHLREENEDLWIRLSLFSLQKTFFCLIEILLPELLRIRN, from the coding sequence GTGATTACTCTAAATATGCTGAATCGAATTGCTAAACTGCAGAGCGCAGATTCACCTCCTGAAATGTTGTTGTCCTGGCTTAGCCATCCATTTTCATTAACCGAGAAGTTAAAAAATGAAAGAGGGGAAGCCGTATTGACTGTTCTTAGGCAAGAGTGGGATGCTTGTTCCTGGTGGGATAGATGTGTTCTTGGCTTGATGGATAACCCTGTGATGCATAGAGAAATCTTGATGACAGCCCAGAATAAACCTTGCTGGTATGCAAGAACTATAATTCCCCACTCCTGCTACGAGAGAGGGGATTTATTTTTCAAACGATTGGAGCATGAATCGTTAGGCGTTATTGTGTTTAGCAACCCCGCTATTAAACGTGAGTGTATAATTTACTATCCTATAAACTCATCTTTTTTGGAGTATTATTGGCTTCCTCCTCACTTACGAGAAGAGAATGAAGATTTGTGGATTAGATTGTCTTTATTTTCACTGCAAAAAACCTTTTTCTGCCTTATTGAAATCCTTTTGCCTGAACTTTTAAGGATAAGGAATTGA
- a CDS encoding pilus assembly FimT family protein, which translates to MKNAKGITLLELVCCIALITVIFFAMTPSNRSLFQQNQLKVIENEISNAIRYARKMSLLYDVRLALTPLADSKDWSKGMILFIDNKRHTYQIGDKLLHQWQWNHQDLHVIWKGFLSNSYLLFSSNLKNAATSGHFDLFTTTSQHKKLIINRFGRISKSLT; encoded by the coding sequence TTGAAAAATGCAAAAGGCATCACATTATTAGAGTTAGTTTGCTGTATTGCATTAATAACCGTAATATTTTTTGCGATGACTCCTTCAAATCGTTCACTTTTTCAACAAAATCAACTGAAAGTCATTGAAAATGAAATCAGTAATGCTATTCGCTATGCAAGAAAAATGTCTCTACTATACGATGTCCGTTTGGCACTGACCCCATTGGCTGATTCTAAAGATTGGTCAAAAGGTATGATTCTTTTTATTGATAATAAAAGACATACCTACCAAATCGGGGATAAATTATTACATCAATGGCAATGGAATCATCAAGATCTACATGTAATTTGGAAGGGATTTTTGTCGAATTCCTATCTTTTATTTTCGAGTAACTTAAAGAATGCGGCAACTAGTGGTCACTTTGATCTTTTCACGACTACATCCCAACATAAAAAATTAATAATTAATCGTTTTGGTCGTATCAGTAAATCCTTAACCTAG